The nucleotide window CGCGATCAAACGCAATCCTGAAAGGACGAGAGAATCTCTTTCGAGCATATTTCGATTCGACCATAACGGAGCACGATCGCGCCTTGTTCGGCCAGGGTCTTGAGTTCCAGGGCGAGCGTCTGGCGTGTGATGCCGAGCATCATGGCCAGCGTGTCCTGCGAGAGGCTCAGCTCGCGGCGACACTGCGGCTCGCACGACACGTCGCCTGAAGCGAGCAGCAGCAGGCGTCGGGCGATGCGCGCGCGTGTCGAGTGCAGCGTGGCGTCTTCCACCATGCGATAGAGCCAGTTCATATGGATCGACTGCAACCCGGCGATCGCACGAACAAAGGCGGTGCTCTGCATCAACGCTTCGAAAGCGGCGGCCCCGACCACGAAGAGAGTCGACCGGTCGAGCGCCACGACATCGCGTGGGCGAGGCTGCCCGCTCGTCAAGGAGGTCTGGCCGAACCAGTTGCCCGCTTCAATGACGGCGAGAATCGCTTCCTTGCCGTCTTCACGCAGTGTGAATGCTT belongs to Paraburkholderia aromaticivorans and includes:
- a CDS encoding Crp/Fnr family transcriptional regulator produces the protein MANLTDTSAAMRTNPWFCALPAEEQEALMRQSELMTLHPGEYLFRRDDAPIAFYGIQSGRLKAFTLREDGKEAILAVIEAGNWFGQTSLTSGQPRPRDVVALDRSTLFVVGAAAFEALMQSTAFVRAIAGLQSIHMNWLYRMVEDATLHSTRARIARRLLLLASGDVSCEPQCRRELSLSQDTLAMMLGITRQTLALELKTLAEQGAIVLRYGRIEICSKEILSSFQDCV